The Budorcas taxicolor isolate Tak-1 chromosome 5, Takin1.1, whole genome shotgun sequence genome includes a window with the following:
- the CLEC12A gene encoding C-type lectin domain family 12 member A gives MSEEVTYADIKFQDSSQTENIQKFDKFEKEEPPVPSHAWRQRALALTLLCLLLLIGLGVLGGICMEKLNKLQNFKEELQRNMSLQLMQNTNSSQKIRNLSIKLEEIATKLCRELYIKNKGNKCKPCPEEWMWHDDNCYLLLSGYQRQKTWQKSDEICSDYNASLLTIKSKSVLEFIKSLKLVNYWLGLPPRKDITKYKNLDTIISFNWFTRNTSVISDEMYCGYIYYASFSYTECTDTKNIICEKLAQTVKFESILMSEVLDRRK, from the exons ATGTCTGAAGAAGTTACTTATGCAGATATAAAATTCCAGGACTCCAGTCAGACAGAAAATATCCAGAAGTTTGACAAATTTGAGAAAGAAG AGCCACCTGTTCCTTCCCATGCATGGCGTCAAAGAGCCTTGGCTCTGACTCTCCTGTGCCTTCTGCTGCTGATTGGCCTGGGAGTCTTAGGAGGCATAT GCATGGAAAAATTGAATAAGCTACAAAATTTCAAAGAAGAACTTCAAAGAAATATGTCTCTACAACTCATGCAAAACACAAATAGTTCCCAGAAAATCAGGAACCTTTCTATCAAACTTGAAGAAATAGCCACCAAATTATGTCGTGagttatatataaaaaacaaag ggaacaaATGTAAACCTTGTCCAGAGGAGTGGATGTGGCATGATGACAACTGCTACCTTCTACTATCTGGCTACCAACGTCAGAAAACGTGGCAAAAGAGTGATGAGATTTGTTCTGACTACAATGCCAGCCTGTTGACGATTAAAAGCAAAAGTGTGTTG GAATTTATAAAATCTCTGAAGTTAGTTAACTATTGGTTGGGATTACCTCCCAGGAAAGATATCACAAAATACAAGAACTTGGATACAATTATCTCCTTCAACTG gttCACAAGAAATACAAGTGTCATAAGTGATGAGATGTATTGTGGATACATATATTATGCATCCTTTTCTTATACTGAGTGCACTGATACTAAAAATATTATATGTGAGAAGCTTGCTCAAACAGTGAAATTTGAAAGTATACTAATGAGTGAAGTCTTGGATAGAAGAAAGTAG